Proteins encoded in a region of the Candidatus Nezhaarchaeota archaeon genome:
- a CDS encoding AAA family ATPase, translating into MNKGSILNIQEIKEIWRKIYRIALGCPPLDKLLDGGFPSSHVTLIYGERSSGKTQLCHQLVAHYLTVERNHYAVYIDVDLTFSPSRIVSIVKKFGVQEPRDVLSRILYYKPPSFEDQVKVVDLLYSIHDKAPHKLIIIDSISTLIRGEYGSAVIEMQRALSNYIKKLQEYALQKNVVVIVTDNVHLVKQLDKELLLPVSLYAMEISVTHLRLIRGVGAKRICRVEASPVIPEGEAAFLIAEEGLIEI; encoded by the coding sequence ATGAATAAAGGCTCAATACTAAACATCCAAGAAATTAAGGAGATTTGGAGGAAGATCTATCGAATAGCACTGGGATGTCCTCCTCTAGACAAGCTTTTAGACGGTGGCTTCCCATCATCTCACGTAACCTTAATTTATGGTGAGAGATCATCAGGTAAAACCCAGCTCTGTCATCAATTAGTAGCACATTATTTAACAGTAGAGAGGAATCACTACGCAGTCTACATAGATGTCGACTTAACATTCTCTCCTTCAAGAATCGTCAGCATCGTCAAGAAATTTGGTGTCCAAGAGCCACGAGACGTTCTTTCACGAATTCTCTACTATAAACCACCAAGTTTTGAAGACCAAGTTAAAGTAGTAGACCTACTATACAGTATTCATGATAAGGCACCGCATAAACTCATCATAATAGACTCAATATCCACCCTCATTAGAGGCGAGTATGGATCAGCTGTTATTGAAATGCAAAGAGCTCTTTCTAATTACATTAAAAAACTTCAGGAATATGCTCTACAAAAAAATGTCGTAGTCATAGTCACGGATAACGTACACTTAGTTAAACAGCTTGATAAAGAACTCCTTTTACCAGTCTCGCTTTACGCCATGGAAATCTCAGTAACACACTTAAGGTTGATTAGAGGTGTGGGAGCCAAGAGAATATGTCGCGTAGAGGCTTCCCCAGTAATCCCTGAGGGGGAGGCAGCTTTCTTAATAGCTGAGGAGGGCTTAATAGAAATTTAA
- a CDS encoding CBS domain-containing protein: MPDVKVSDVMSTDPVTVSAEDSAVKAAILMDKHGVGCVIVVDGQRRPIGIVTERDLVSRVMARGLKGDEVTCREVMSSPLITIDPQAPLVSAMSKMARHKVRRLIVLDRGRLVGIVTERDILKVAPALIEILASKSEVEESYVKEVQVGECEICGVWSEDLREVNGHFICEECRSEYVARE; this comes from the coding sequence GTGCCTGACGTCAAGGTTTCTGATGTCATGTCAACAGACCCTGTAACTGTAAGCGCTGAGGATAGTGCTGTTAAGGCTGCAATCCTGATGGATAAGCATGGTGTGGGCTGCGTCATAGTCGTTGATGGGCAGAGGAGGCCGATAGGCATAGTTACGGAGAGAGATCTAGTTTCAAGAGTTATGGCTAGGGGGCTTAAGGGTGATGAAGTCACTTGTAGAGAGGTAATGTCCTCACCACTTATAACTATTGATCCTCAAGCCCCTCTAGTTTCAGCGATGTCTAAGATGGCTAGGCACAAAGTGAGGAGACTTATTGTCTTAGATAGAGGTAGACTTGTAGGCATAGTTACGGAGAGGGATATACTGAAAGTGGCGCCAGCACTCATAGAGATACTTGCCTCTAAGAGTGAGGTGGAGGAGAGCTATGTTAAGGAGGTTCAAGTCGGTGAATGTGAGATTTGTGGTGTTTGGTCTGAAGACTTGAGGGAGGTTAATGGTCACTTTATTTGTGAAGAGTGTAGAAGTGAGTATGTAGCTCGTGAATAA
- a CDS encoding NFACT family protein, producing the protein MSRIELRPKKALSALDLKALLNEVTQLVVGGSIINVYVIGHVLMLKVRCQDRVTRLLTIRQPQWVTLSKYDVEKPLKVSSFCKLLRKYLRRSRIVSLEQLGFDRVLRIDVEKGGEIYRLIVELVREGNVILCNGNFTILKAYKEVEYKDRIIKRGVSYRPPPNLVLDLSEERGLRVLSEAKRSTAFYFALSLVGSPEVAYEVLVRSGIDPEVKISRVDGDAIRRIMESSKSVVDSLSHPKPNIVYVDGKPFSVVPIEFMIYERYEKKYYSSFYEAIADFFYEALKEAVSMDEIARKEEERLRVTIEELKKRINELNLRIENLKKVIDFIQERYEEFQDLLNEVVVKGKEGIPTLSKLSDVEILEVDPRENVVTLKIKDEGVNLRLNESLMKNMTRLYDELKRLKSKMDSSVKAMKDLEEKLTKLIEERKTVEEDSKSKIRVRREPKQWYERFLWFKSSDGFIVVAGRDATQNEVLVKKYLDDRDMFFHADIIGASAVVVKSEGKEVPQTTISEAAQFAACYSKAWKNGFTSIDVYWVYGSQVSKTPPSGEYLPKGSFMVRGHRSYLRGVELKVAIGLSMINEEVLIISGPPSAIASQAIAYVTLIPGDVDKTKIAARIAKVFNEKLRSIGLSVRVKSDDIVRVMPPGTVRMTGKYEK; encoded by the coding sequence ATGTCAAGGATTGAGTTAAGACCTAAGAAGGCGCTTTCAGCTCTAGATCTTAAAGCTCTGCTAAATGAGGTAACACAATTAGTAGTTGGAGGTAGCATTATTAACGTCTACGTAATCGGTCATGTCTTAATGTTAAAGGTAAGATGTCAGGATAGGGTAACTAGGTTGTTAACGATAAGGCAGCCACAATGGGTCACACTATCAAAATATGATGTTGAAAAGCCACTTAAAGTCTCATCATTTTGTAAGCTATTGAGGAAGTATTTGAGAAGATCAAGGATAGTTTCTCTTGAGCAGCTTGGATTTGATAGAGTGCTTAGGATTGATGTTGAGAAGGGTGGTGAAATCTATAGGCTTATAGTTGAGCTTGTAAGAGAAGGCAATGTAATTTTATGTAATGGCAACTTCACAATACTCAAAGCCTACAAGGAAGTAGAGTACAAGGACAGGATCATTAAGAGGGGGGTAAGTTACAGACCTCCTCCCAATCTAGTCCTGGATTTAAGTGAAGAGAGGGGTTTGAGGGTCTTATCAGAAGCTAAGAGGTCGACAGCCTTCTACTTCGCTCTTTCTCTTGTAGGTTCTCCCGAAGTGGCATATGAGGTCTTAGTGAGAAGTGGCATCGACCCTGAAGTGAAGATTTCTAGAGTGGACGGAGACGCGATTAGGAGGATAATGGAGAGTTCTAAGAGCGTAGTGGATTCCTTGAGTCATCCTAAACCTAACATAGTTTATGTTGACGGAAAGCCCTTCTCAGTAGTTCCAATAGAATTTATGATTTATGAGCGTTATGAGAAGAAGTATTACAGTTCATTCTATGAGGCTATTGCTGACTTCTTCTATGAAGCTCTTAAAGAGGCGGTATCTATGGATGAGATTGCGAGGAAAGAGGAAGAAAGGCTTAGAGTAACTATAGAAGAATTAAAGAAAAGGATAAATGAGTTGAATTTGAGGATTGAGAATCTTAAGAAGGTAATCGACTTCATTCAAGAACGTTATGAAGAGTTTCAGGATCTCTTAAACGAAGTAGTAGTAAAGGGAAAAGAGGGGATTCCCACTTTAAGTAAGCTAAGTGATGTAGAGATCCTAGAGGTTGATCCTAGAGAAAACGTGGTTACGTTAAAGATTAAAGATGAGGGAGTTAATCTTAGACTCAATGAAAGCTTGATGAAGAACATGACGCGCCTGTACGATGAGTTAAAGAGGTTAAAAAGCAAGATGGACTCGAGCGTTAAGGCTATGAAAGATCTTGAGGAGAAGTTAACTAAGTTAATTGAGGAGAGGAAGACAGTTGAGGAAGATAGTAAGAGCAAAATAAGAGTGCGTAGAGAACCTAAACAATGGTATGAAAGGTTTCTGTGGTTTAAGTCAAGCGATGGATTCATAGTAGTGGCTGGTCGAGATGCCACGCAAAACGAGGTTTTAGTCAAAAAGTACTTGGATGATAGAGATATGTTCTTTCATGCAGACATAATTGGAGCCTCGGCAGTAGTGGTTAAAAGCGAGGGTAAGGAGGTACCTCAGACGACTATAAGTGAAGCTGCTCAGTTTGCAGCATGCTATTCGAAGGCTTGGAAAAATGGTTTTACCTCAATTGATGTGTATTGGGTGTATGGTTCCCAGGTTTCTAAGACACCTCCATCAGGTGAGTATCTACCCAAAGGCTCCTTTATGGTGAGGGGCCATAGAAGCTACTTGAGGGGTGTCGAGTTGAAGGTAGCCATAGGTCTTTCGATGATCAACGAAGAAGTCCTCATAATCTCTGGCCCACCGTCAGCTATTGCGAGTCAAGCTATAGCGTACGTAACCCTCATTCCGGGCGATGTCGACAAGACGAAGATAGCTGCTAGAATAGCTAAGGTGTTTAATGAGAAGCTGCGCTCTATCGGGTTGAGTGTGAGAGTCAAGAGCGATGACATAGTGAGAGTAATGCCGCCTGGCACGGTGAGGATGACCGGTAAGTACGAGAAGTAA
- a CDS encoding dihydroorotase family protein encodes MRTLICNCKLYIDNRILDNCFILINDGLIEDFGIESSLISSYDAKYNAEGRLILPGIVDVHTHLRDQQLSYKEDFTSATSSAILGGVTSLIDMPNNEPPTDSPARLKERMKAARNKILANVGFTCKPSLDYNVSREMANCGAVAFKSFLYDYIIDGEMDTITLNKIMSGIAKTRKKLMIHCNIKASYDEVLPLVKKGNVAKLCRIEGHLARKTLSLAAKHGTRIHICHVSCPITVDIIEQYRNILDITSEVTIHHITLSYDLLEEMGPIAHVDPPLKSRYTAKTLLKLLRRDRIDIIVSDHAPHALSEKFSQDPKPGFPNLQLMMPALLTLVKRGSLSISEVMEKASRRPAIIFGLERRGLIKRGYYADLVEVDVKKKLKVKSDILASKARYTPFEGLSFIGLPVRTFVNGVCVNEHYTVIGRGGEGMILKSGRDRHEARP; translated from the coding sequence ATGAGAACCCTAATATGCAACTGTAAGCTCTACATCGATAACAGGATACTTGACAACTGCTTCATATTAATAAACGACGGCTTAATTGAAGACTTTGGAATCGAAAGTTCCTTAATAAGCTCTTACGATGCCAAGTATAATGCTGAGGGTAGGTTAATCCTACCAGGAATAGTAGATGTTCATACCCACTTAAGAGATCAGCAACTTTCCTATAAAGAGGACTTTACGAGTGCAACATCAAGTGCTATCCTGGGCGGAGTCACCTCCCTAATTGACATGCCAAACAATGAGCCACCAACAGATAGTCCAGCTAGGTTAAAAGAGAGGATGAAAGCTGCTAGAAATAAAATCCTCGCGAACGTCGGGTTTACATGTAAACCGTCACTTGATTACAATGTAAGTAGAGAAATGGCTAATTGTGGGGCTGTAGCTTTCAAAAGCTTTCTGTACGATTACATTATCGATGGCGAGATGGACACCATTACACTTAATAAGATCATGAGCGGAATTGCTAAGACGAGAAAGAAGCTAATGATTCACTGTAACATTAAAGCATCCTATGATGAGGTCCTCCCCCTCGTGAAGAAGGGGAACGTAGCTAAGCTTTGCAGAATTGAAGGACACCTAGCTAGGAAGACGTTAAGCTTAGCAGCTAAGCATGGCACCAGGATCCACATATGCCATGTTAGTTGCCCAATCACAGTCGACATTATAGAACAATATAGGAACATACTAGACATAACTTCTGAGGTCACGATACATCACATTACATTAAGCTACGACTTATTGGAGGAGATGGGTCCCATAGCTCATGTAGACCCGCCACTGAAGAGTCGATACACTGCAAAGACCCTGCTCAAGCTACTGAGAAGAGACCGGATAGACATCATAGTTAGCGATCATGCACCTCACGCGTTAAGCGAAAAATTCTCTCAAGATCCAAAACCTGGTTTCCCAAACCTACAATTAATGATGCCAGCACTCTTAACTCTAGTTAAGAGGGGGAGCCTATCTATAAGCGAAGTTATGGAAAAAGCTTCTCGCAGACCAGCTATAATCTTTGGGTTAGAGAGAAGAGGGCTCATAAAGAGAGGTTATTATGCTGACTTAGTGGAAGTGGATGTTAAGAAAAAGCTTAAAGTAAAAAGCGATATCCTAGCCTCCAAGGCGAGGTACACCCCATTTGAGGGTCTATCCTTCATAGGCCTCCCCGTAAGAACCTTCGTAAACGGCGTGTGCGTTAACGAGCATTACACGGTAATTGGGCGAGGAGGAGAGGGCATGATTCTTAAAAGTGGGCGTGACCGGCATGAAGCAAGACCATAA
- a CDS encoding Mut7-C RNAse domain-containing protein, producing MKQDHKLLLDGMCGKLARWLRLLGLDVMYLKDVDDENMLSIAETSDRIVITRDQELHSKAIKRGVKSILLTSTEHIKNLGEVLRELKIKITIPPLLTRCPLCNNVLKEVDSVAVAALLPSMNLTSRYKRFWLCDRCNKAYWIGSHWKNIEKILSKVKRYIEEGS from the coding sequence ATGAAGCAAGACCATAAACTCCTACTTGACGGCATGTGCGGCAAATTGGCTAGGTGGCTTAGGTTACTTGGACTAGACGTCATGTACTTGAAGGATGTAGATGACGAGAACATGCTCTCAATAGCCGAGACCTCTGATAGGATAGTGATAACTAGGGATCAAGAGCTTCATAGTAAGGCAATCAAGAGAGGGGTAAAATCGATACTCCTAACATCTACAGAACATATCAAAAACCTAGGTGAAGTGTTAAGGGAGCTCAAAATCAAAATAACTATACCGCCATTGCTAACCCGTTGCCCTCTATGTAACAATGTACTTAAAGAGGTTGACTCGGTAGCTGTAGCAGCCCTACTACCATCTATGAATCTTACAAGCCGCTATAAGAGGTTCTGGCTATGTGATAGATGTAATAAAGCATACTGGATAGGTAGCCACTGGAAGAATATCGAGAAAATATTAAGCAAGGTGAAGAGGTATATTGAGGAGGGCAGCTAA
- a CDS encoding TIGR00296 family protein, giving the protein MSELSDEEGAFLVKLAREAVSEYLARRLVISPPSSAPPKLREKRGVFVTIESYPSRELRGCIGFPEPVLPLLEATIRAALSSAFEDPRFPPLRKSELDHVVFEVSVLTPPQLIRVTNPTQYSQQIKVGVDGLIVERGIFKGLLLPQVAVEYGWNEEEFLSQCCIKAMLPPDAWLNRDTKVYKFQAEIFEEERPRGSIRRKKLS; this is encoded by the coding sequence GTGAGCGAGCTATCTGATGAAGAAGGGGCCTTCTTAGTTAAGCTTGCTAGGGAGGCTGTAAGTGAGTATCTAGCGAGAAGGCTCGTGATATCACCACCAAGCAGTGCACCCCCAAAGCTACGTGAGAAACGAGGTGTCTTCGTGACTATTGAAAGCTACCCCTCACGTGAGCTAAGAGGTTGCATAGGCTTCCCGGAGCCTGTCCTCCCTCTATTAGAAGCGACAATAAGAGCTGCTTTAAGCTCAGCCTTCGAAGATCCACGCTTCCCACCACTACGCAAGTCAGAGCTGGACCACGTAGTCTTTGAAGTGAGTGTGTTAACACCTCCACAACTAATTAGAGTGACAAACCCAACCCAATACTCGCAACAAATAAAGGTCGGTGTTGATGGCTTAATAGTTGAAAGAGGTATCTTTAAGGGTCTACTACTACCACAAGTAGCTGTAGAGTATGGCTGGAATGAGGAGGAGTTTTTAAGTCAATGTTGCATTAAAGCAATGCTACCACCTGATGCGTGGTTAAATCGTGACACGAAGGTCTACAAGTTTCAAGCAGAGATATTCGAAGAAGAGAGACCAAGAGGATCAATAAGGAGAAAGAAATTAAGTTAA
- a CDS encoding ATP/GTP-binding protein: MILMFVGTAGCGKTTLVKSFGEWLEDRGFSVSYINLDPGLEILPYNASFDVRSIVTISDLMRKLGLGPNGAMIMAARIMEERVDDIVKGLMSRKADYVLIDTPGQMELFVFRGLGPLLASRVKCVSRAVAVHIVDAETIMSTSEYLVIKLLSLIVELRLDIPAVTVINKEDVVDVSRLMSSYRRIKDELRLKYDVLTDLAIDLVDTILKYEKPSRLVTISALKKRGLDRLYDLILESFCVCGDLT, translated from the coding sequence ATGATCTTGATGTTCGTGGGGACTGCTGGCTGTGGGAAAACAACCTTAGTTAAGTCGTTTGGTGAATGGTTAGAGGATAGAGGGTTTAGTGTCTCATACATTAACTTAGACCCTGGTTTAGAGATCTTACCTTATAATGCTTCGTTTGACGTCAGGAGCATAGTGACCATAAGTGATCTTATGAGGAAGTTGGGACTTGGACCTAATGGAGCCATGATTATGGCTGCAAGGATTATGGAGGAGAGGGTCGATGACATAGTGAAAGGGTTAATGTCACGAAAGGCAGATTACGTGTTAATCGATACCCCGGGTCAAATGGAGCTCTTTGTGTTTAGAGGTCTTGGCCCCCTATTAGCAAGTAGGGTTAAGTGCGTAAGTAGAGCTGTAGCTGTTCATATAGTCGATGCTGAGACAATTATGAGTACATCTGAGTATTTAGTCATTAAGCTTCTATCTCTCATAGTAGAGCTTAGGTTGGATATACCTGCAGTAACCGTCATTAATAAGGAGGATGTAGTTGATGTGTCAAGATTAATGTCGAGTTATAGGAGGATAAAGGATGAGCTTCGCTTGAAGTATGATGTCCTTACCGACTTAGCTATTGATCTCGTAGACACCATACTTAAATACGAGAAACCTTCAAGACTCGTTACGATCTCAGCCTTAAAGAAAAGAGGTCTAGATAGATTGTACGATCTTATCCTAGAATCCTTCTGTGTTTGCGGTGATTTAACTTAA